The Paraburkholderia largidicola DNA segment TCCGCGCGTGCAAACGGCCGGCGTGCGCCAGCCGCTCGAAATCGTTCCGTTCGATGCGCCCGTCGGCGCCGAAGTGCTCGGCCTCGATCTGAACGAGCCGCTTTCCGCCGAAGATTTCGCGCGCATTCACCGCGCCCATCTCGACTATCACGTGCTGGTGTTTCGCGACCAGCGCATCACGCCCGCGCAGCACATCGACTTCAGCCGCCGCTTCGGGCCGTTGCAGATTCACGTGCTGCATCAGTTTCAGTTGCCCGGTCATCCTGAAGTGCTGATCGTGTCGAACATTCGCGAGAACGGTCAGCCGATCGGACTCGGCGACGCCGGCCACTTCTGGCATTCGGACCTGTCGTACAAGGAAAAGCCGAGCCTCGGCTCGCTGCTGCACGCGCAGGAACTGCCTTCGGAAGGCGGCGACACGCTGTTCGCGAACATGCATCTGGCGTGGGACACATTGCCTGAGCATTTGCGCAAGGCCGTCGAAGGACGCAC contains these protein-coding regions:
- a CDS encoding TauD/TfdA dioxygenase family protein, producing MQTAGVRQPLEIVPFDAPVGAEVLGLDLNEPLSAEDFARIHRAHLDYHVLVFRDQRITPAQHIDFSRRFGPLQIHVLHQFQLPGHPEVLIVSNIRENGQPIGLGDAGHFWHSDLSYKEKPSLGSLLHAQELPSEGGDTLFANMHLAWDTLPEHLRKAVEGRTAEHTYLAKYAELQKRNPWRPNLSAEQIAEVKPVVHPIVRTHPETGRKALFVSEHFTTHIVGLPEDESRELLEALFAHSVRDEHIYRHQWSEHDLVFWDNRSLMHLAAGTPDHLRRKLYRTTIEGNAPF